A section of the Maylandia zebra isolate NMK-2024a linkage group LG8, Mzebra_GT3a, whole genome shotgun sequence genome encodes:
- the LOC112435240 gene encoding uncharacterized protein LOC112435240 translates to MNSFGESEVRKSAVSKNWSSFASARGCTGEWTLSHVSHPHQQDGNSCGVHVIMFAQSLIDGKTQVEEYNTEITKLRSRLCHYLFSSIDRTRKCSQCWCVIAAKDRVQCQKCGAYKHMHCSKSVCGICIFCERP, encoded by the exons ATGAATTCATTTGGCGAGTCGGAGGTCAGAAAAAGTGCGGTGTCGAAAAACTGGAG CTCATTTGCTTCAGCAAGAGGCTGCACTGGAGAGTGGACCTTGTCACATGTGAGCCACCCACATCAACAGGATGGGAACTCATGTGGAGTGCATGTCATAATG TTTGCCCAATCTCTCATTGATGGTAAAACACAAGTGGAGGAGTACAACACTGAAATCACAAAGCTCAGGTCCCGACTTTGCCACTACTTATTTTCCTCAATAG ATCGAACTAGGAAGTGCAGTCAGTGCTGGTGTGTGATTGCAGCCAAAGACCGG gTGCAGTGCCAGAAATGTGGTGCATACAAGCACATGCATTGTTCAAAGTCTGTTTGTGGCATCTGTATCTTCTGTGAGA ggccGTAA